The following coding sequences are from one Candidatus Neomarinimicrobiota bacterium window:
- a CDS encoding bifunctional hydroxymethylpyrimidine kinase/phosphomethylpyrimidine kinase: MEYDKDRLLEILNLAKNKRIAVIGDIMLDRYRWGNHVRMSPEAPVPVVEIDSTSESLGGAANVFNNLYFLGAKPILIGVVGGDEAGNTIKKKVQTENLPVDGIFTDSTRITSVKERVISNGQHVVRLDLEGRVKISDEMQRKIIDYLNSIIRDLDAVIIQDYNKGVIGQDLIDKIIAKCIANEKILAVDPKVENFFNYKKSTLFKPNLLETEKALNMTIKTQSDVRKAGRELIDIMECGCVLITQGRDGMTLFQKNGSVQQIQSQVRKVSDVSGAGDTVIASFTLALASGANYVEASHIATIAAGIVCEEVGVVPVEIRKLRDYLESEGE, encoded by the coding sequence ATGGAGTATGATAAGGACAGACTTTTAGAGATACTGAATCTCGCCAAGAATAAGCGGATCGCCGTGATAGGCGACATTATGCTCGACAGGTACAGGTGGGGGAATCATGTGAGAATGTCTCCCGAGGCGCCGGTGCCGGTCGTGGAGATAGATTCCACCTCCGAAAGCCTCGGAGGAGCGGCGAACGTGTTCAACAACTTATATTTTCTCGGAGCGAAGCCGATTCTTATCGGCGTGGTGGGCGGCGATGAAGCGGGAAACACTATCAAAAAGAAAGTGCAGACGGAAAACCTTCCGGTCGACGGCATATTCACCGATTCTACAAGAATTACGTCAGTCAAGGAGCGGGTGATCTCCAACGGCCAGCATGTTGTCCGGCTGGATTTGGAAGGGCGGGTGAAGATTAGTGATGAAATGCAGCGAAAGATAATCGATTATCTTAACAGCATTATTCGTGATTTGGACGCTGTTATAATTCAGGATTACAATAAAGGTGTTATAGGCCAGGATTTGATAGACAAGATAATCGCAAAGTGCATTGCCAATGAAAAGATTCTCGCAGTCGATCCGAAGGTTGAAAATTTTTTCAACTATAAGAAAAGCACTTTGTTCAAACCGAACCTTCTCGAAACAGAAAAAGCATTGAATATGACTATTAAAACTCAAAGCGACGTCCGTAAAGCGGGAAGAGAACTCATTGACATCATGGAGTGCGGCTGCGTTCTCATCACGCAGGGTAGAGACGGTATGACACTATTCCAGAAAAACGGGTCGGTTCAGCAGATACAGTCTCAGGTGAGAAAAGTATCCGATGTTTCGGGAGCAGGGGATACAGTGATAGCGTCATTCACTCTTGCTCTTGCATCGGGAGCAAACTACGTCGAGGCATCCCATATAGCCACGATAGCCGCGGGAATTGTTTGCGAGGAAGTAGGTGTGGTACCGGTTGAAATCAGGAAACTCAGAGATTATTTGGAGAGCGAAGGCGAATAG
- a CDS encoding GWxTD domain-containing protein gives MKIHNYFHIVSMVSMITAANAIAQVELPLLTTPEVPNFHYEAVTSYAGNENETLLDVYIKISYDELQFVKIKESYRASYEISVVIFDASGDQQDGKIEKEMIEVEDFRLTNSLEKFGVSKLSFLLTEDSYRINIGVMDLDTRKSGYRRFTISVPDYTKEASISDILFLDSVTESDSGTVEMHPAISSDFISESSEFKAYYEIYGVKSKAVIVNKVTDLNGNSIYSDKFTRKPTDGVIREIVTIRKEKLKFNKYNFVVEITLGEKTISKSKTFQVRWFGMSESITDFHKAVNYLRYITDKDEFEGMKNADEKLKRLKFIEFWKKRDPSPETETNELMIEYYRRIRYSNEHFSTFQEGWKADMGMIFILFGHPNDIERHPFDIDSKPYEVWYYYDINRNFVFQDFSGFGEYRLVTPLYDLRRSDF, from the coding sequence ATGAAGATACATAACTATTTTCACATAGTGTCTATGGTTTCGATGATTACGGCCGCTAATGCAATCGCACAGGTGGAATTACCATTGCTCACCACTCCCGAAGTACCGAATTTTCATTATGAAGCGGTCACCAGTTATGCAGGTAATGAAAATGAGACACTCCTCGACGTCTATATAAAAATCTCCTACGATGAACTGCAATTCGTAAAGATCAAAGAGTCGTACAGGGCAAGTTATGAAATATCAGTGGTTATATTCGACGCTTCAGGGGACCAGCAGGACGGTAAGATTGAAAAAGAGATGATCGAAGTGGAAGATTTTCGACTGACCAATTCGCTAGAAAAATTCGGCGTCTCGAAACTGAGTTTTTTGCTGACCGAAGACAGTTACAGAATAAATATCGGGGTCATGGATCTTGACACACGGAAGAGCGGATATCGAAGATTTACCATTTCAGTCCCCGATTACACTAAAGAAGCTTCAATAAGCGATATTCTTTTTCTCGATTCCGTAACTGAATCTGACTCCGGAACGGTTGAAATGCATCCCGCCATCTCCAGTGATTTTATCTCCGAATCGTCCGAATTCAAGGCATACTATGAAATTTACGGTGTAAAAAGTAAAGCGGTAATCGTAAACAAAGTAACCGATCTCAACGGCAACAGCATTTATTCGGATAAATTTACGAGAAAACCGACTGACGGAGTGATCAGGGAAATCGTAACGATCAGGAAAGAAAAACTAAAATTTAACAAGTACAATTTTGTTGTTGAGATAACTCTGGGGGAAAAAACTATCTCGAAGAGTAAGACGTTTCAGGTAAGATGGTTCGGTATGTCGGAATCTATTACCGATTTTCATAAAGCTGTGAATTATCTCCGTTACATAACGGACAAAGATGAATTTGAAGGCATGAAGAATGCTGATGAGAAATTGAAGCGACTGAAATTCATCGAGTTCTGGAAAAAACGCGACCCTTCCCCCGAAACGGAAACAAACGAACTTATGATCGAATATTACCGCCGGATACGCTATAGCAATGAACATTTCTCAACCTTTCAGGAGGGATGGAAAGCCGATATGGGAATGATATTTATTTTGTTCGGGCATCCCAACGATATAGAAAGGCATCCGTTTGATATTGACTCCAAGCCGTACGAAGTCTGGTATTATTATGATATTAACAGAAATTTTGTGTTTCAGGATTTCTCCGGGTTTGGTGAATATAGATTGGTTACGCCCCTGTACGACCTCAGGCGCAGCGATTTCTGA
- a CDS encoding dihydrodipicolinate synthase family protein, with protein MGSLNGGIYTPLVTPFDNDEIDFSALAGNVVKLNSENLQGYVILGSTGEAKLLDRQEHFRVIETVAAAADRHDKKIIIGVMEESAKHAVSFMKKAAEFEPDAFLVLPPNYYKPFIDGKLLYRFYADLKEAIDRPILYYNIPMFSSISIGTADILSLSNDGLIAGWKDSSGEIERFGEVSSRSTDEFIKFTGNAKLLLTALQKSADGAILAVSNALPGLCCEIYKHYSEGEETKAKRAQSKLDDIIDKVIQPFGIAGLKTMMNLLGYAGGDMRNPFSGLTDAQTGQVRQFLDSNGFIS; from the coding sequence ATGGGTAGTTTGAATGGGGGAATATACACTCCGCTCGTTACTCCTTTCGATAATGACGAAATAGATTTCTCGGCTCTCGCCGGAAACGTCGTTAAACTAAACAGCGAAAACCTTCAGGGCTACGTGATACTCGGTTCCACGGGTGAGGCAAAACTGTTGGACCGTCAAGAACATTTCAGGGTTATAGAAACAGTCGCTGCCGCAGCTGACAGGCATGACAAAAAGATCATCATAGGAGTAATGGAAGAATCGGCGAAACACGCTGTTTCATTTATGAAAAAGGCAGCGGAATTTGAACCGGATGCTTTCCTGGTATTACCGCCGAACTACTATAAACCGTTTATCGACGGAAAATTGCTCTACCGGTTTTACGCCGATTTGAAAGAAGCGATCGATCGTCCGATTCTCTATTATAACATACCCATGTTCTCCTCCATATCAATCGGAACAGCAGATATTCTCTCTCTATCGAATGATGGTTTGATAGCCGGCTGGAAGGACTCTTCTGGTGAAATTGAAAGGTTCGGGGAAGTGTCGAGCAGATCGACAGATGAGTTTATTAAATTCACCGGAAACGCGAAACTGCTTTTGACTGCGTTACAAAAATCTGCGGACGGTGCGATCTTGGCTGTTTCAAACGCCCTGCCCGGTCTCTGCTGCGAGATATATAAACACTACTCGGAAGGGGAGGAGACAAAAGCGAAAAGAGCCCAGTCCAAACTCGATGACATTATCGATAAAGTCATTCAACCGTTCGGGATAGCAGGTCTGAAAACGATGATGAACTTACTCGGATATGCAGGGGGTGATATGAGAAATCCGTTTTCAGGTCTCACTGACGCACAAACAGGACAAGTAAGGCAATTTCTTGATTCTAATGGATTTATATCATAA
- a CDS encoding 3-isopropylmalate dehydrogenase — translation MPKIAVIPGDGIGIDVTREAVKVLKTMSDVFSLNLELNHFDYGAERYLKDGTTLPESGFIELRDNYDAIFLGALGDPRVPDMSHAKDILLGLRFRLDLYVNHRPIKLIHEKLCPLKDKGPKDVNFVVFRENTEGFYVGSGGNFKKDSADEIAIQESINTRKGVERIIEFAFNYAEDNGLKSLTMADKSNALQFEGGLWQRTFADVRKRHTTVEANHLYIDALTMQMVKKPEQFEVIVTNNMFGDIITDLGAQLQGGLGLGASGNINPETKKGLFEPIHGSAPKYHGKNIANPMGAILSAQMLLDFLGLEAQASIITDAITDAIEHDWTPRDLGGSLGTVEVGDHIVRYIEENSGSVDNPG, via the coding sequence GTGCCGAAAATAGCTGTGATACCCGGCGACGGAATAGGAATTGACGTCACCAGAGAAGCCGTAAAGGTATTGAAAACGATGAGTGATGTGTTCAGCCTCAATCTTGAACTGAATCATTTTGACTACGGGGCGGAACGATATCTCAAAGACGGAACCACCCTTCCCGAATCCGGATTCATTGAGCTGAGGGATAACTACGATGCTATATTTCTTGGCGCTCTGGGAGACCCGCGGGTTCCGGATATGAGTCATGCTAAAGACATTCTTCTTGGACTTCGTTTCCGTCTTGACCTCTACGTCAATCACAGACCTATAAAATTGATTCACGAAAAGCTCTGCCCTCTAAAAGACAAGGGACCGAAAGATGTAAACTTTGTGGTTTTCAGAGAGAATACCGAAGGATTTTACGTAGGTTCCGGAGGAAATTTTAAGAAAGACAGTGCGGACGAAATTGCCATTCAGGAATCGATCAATACTCGAAAGGGTGTAGAACGGATAATCGAATTTGCTTTTAACTACGCCGAGGATAATGGACTTAAATCTCTTACTATGGCGGATAAGAGCAACGCCTTGCAGTTTGAAGGCGGATTATGGCAGCGAACATTCGCAGATGTTAGAAAAAGGCATACAACTGTTGAAGCTAATCATTTGTACATCGACGCGCTGACAATGCAGATGGTAAAGAAGCCCGAGCAATTCGAAGTCATAGTGACCAACAACATGTTCGGAGATATAATAACCGATTTAGGCGCTCAGCTGCAGGGAGGCTTGGGGTTAGGCGCTTCCGGAAACATCAATCCTGAAACTAAAAAAGGATTGTTCGAACCGATACACGGTTCAGCTCCGAAATACCATGGTAAAAACATCGCAAATCCGATGGGAGCGATCCTCTCCGCCCAGATGCTGCTCGACTTCCTCGGATTAGAAGCTCAGGCGTCAATCATTACCGACGCAATCACGGACGCCATTGAGCACGACTGGACTCCAAGAGACCTTGGAGGTTCGCTCGGCACAGTGGAAGTCGGTGACCATATCGTCAGATATATTGAGGAAAACTCGGGTAGCGTAGATAATCCCGGTTAA